A genome region from Tidjanibacter massiliensis includes the following:
- a CDS encoding BACON domain-containing protein encodes MKKAIILAAAALIAVACDKTENTQKEYKLEAKPVSLVFEATGNEPATVEITAVNVEWDTTVDETATAWLTAVKDGDSTLKVTAADNTEEAERTATLRIADKNGNAQPVSISVRQAGVTAPPSAGSITVDKSELSFGWEGGTSQTFTVTVTGEDFTWKASADITSAGWLHAETDGNTVTVTADENTSDEPRSGKINVRPSDETVESVSVAVTQEGCDRQPSLTVDKTELHFKAIDKEPQVISVQTVRIPEWNIQIGQPAETPMLNVTTDKEKGTITVEAIRNISTAPRTGTITVQTGGIVADIVINVTQDGSDSDATSTLTDDVELTAENLAVSKIAVSSDQLEEMTQTSWHLEIHDETCYRNPNTGWLTGTGTFLTLELVNARPTDYSFLPDGTYTVDGEPTTDPETGLQQYRIPAVAAGKYTRPGFYGASSFVRYEEGTETEGTGIYGGTVTVSREGDVYTLVFDLKDDAENTISGTYTGTITEYVVQ; translated from the coding sequence ATGAAAAAGGCCATAATACTCGCAGCCGCCGCGCTTATCGCAGTTGCATGCGACAAAACCGAAAATACACAAAAGGAGTACAAACTCGAAGCGAAACCCGTCTCACTCGTCTTTGAAGCCACGGGAAACGAACCTGCGACAGTGGAAATCACTGCGGTAAACGTCGAGTGGGACACGACCGTGGACGAAACCGCAACGGCTTGGCTCACAGCCGTAAAAGACGGAGACAGCACCCTGAAGGTCACCGCTGCCGACAATACCGAAGAGGCAGAACGCACGGCGACCCTGCGGATTGCGGACAAGAACGGTAATGCGCAGCCGGTCAGCATCTCCGTCCGTCAGGCCGGAGTGACGGCTCCTCCCTCGGCAGGCAGCATCACCGTAGACAAGTCCGAACTCTCTTTCGGCTGGGAGGGCGGCACTTCGCAGACGTTCACCGTGACCGTCACGGGCGAAGACTTCACCTGGAAAGCTTCCGCCGACATCACTTCCGCAGGCTGGCTTCATGCCGAGACCGACGGCAATACGGTAACTGTCACGGCAGACGAAAACACCTCCGATGAGCCGCGCTCGGGCAAAATCAACGTCCGTCCGAGCGACGAAACGGTGGAAAGCGTTTCCGTAGCCGTTACGCAGGAAGGGTGCGACAGGCAGCCTTCGCTCACGGTAGACAAAACCGAACTCCATTTCAAAGCCATCGACAAGGAACCGCAGGTCATCTCGGTGCAGACCGTCCGGATACCCGAATGGAACATCCAGATAGGCCAGCCGGCCGAAACGCCCATGCTCAACGTGACGACGGATAAAGAAAAGGGTACCATCACGGTCGAAGCGATACGCAACATCTCCACTGCGCCGCGCACAGGAACCATTACGGTTCAAACGGGAGGCATCGTGGCCGACATCGTGATAAACGTGACGCAGGACGGCAGTGACTCGGATGCCACCAGTACGCTGACCGACGACGTGGAACTGACCGCAGAAAACCTCGCCGTCAGCAAAATTGCCGTATCGTCCGACCAACTGGAAGAAATGACCCAGACATCATGGCATCTGGAAATCCACGACGAAACCTGCTACCGCAATCCGAATACGGGCTGGCTCACGGGTACAGGCACATTCCTGACGCTCGAACTCGTCAATGCCCGGCCGACCGACTATTCCTTCCTGCCCGACGGCACCTATACGGTAGACGGCGAACCTACTACCGACCCCGAAACCGGTTTACAGCAATACCGGATACCGGCAGTCGCGGCAGGCAAGTACACACGTCCGGGATTCTACGGGGCAAGTTCTTTCGTCCGGTACGAAGAGGGGACGGAAACGGAAGGCACCGGAATTTACGGCGGAACGGTAACCGTTTCGCGCGAAGGCGATGTTTACACGCTGGTCTTCGACCTGAAGGACGATGCAGAAAATACCATTTCCGGAACATATACGGGGACAATCACCGAATACGTCGTGCAGTAA
- a CDS encoding M16 family metallopeptidase → MENKIHFDRSRQPETVIPERLEVPEACEYRTASGVRIYVLPAPEYGVVRLSFVFRAGSSWQKVPFCASATVNNLAEGSRDMTAQQIAERLDYYGSWFDVSMDRDWSVVTFVCLSKFFDKTLEVARRIMLEPEFPQEELRVYCDKSRQTLAINRTKVDFNARELFAKSLYGASHPYGISSPAERYDDLRREDVRAFYEERYTAAGCFAVMSGDVDDIRLRAVEEFLVGLRPGEAGERADFPAPRSISRAEMPFPGAVQSAVRVGRVLFPRSHPDFIGMQVVAAVLGGYFGSRLVHNLREERGYTYGAYAAMVNFDRSGYFAAATEVGAQFTEDALAQIFAEIERLRCEPVPVEELALVKNIMVGEVMRILDGPFGIADVTIENIQNGFGNGYLGEFVRQVRETTSEQVWELALRYLAPDTLTAVVVGPGR, encoded by the coding sequence ATGGAGAATAAGATACATTTCGACCGCAGCCGGCAGCCGGAGACGGTCATTCCGGAGCGTTTGGAAGTGCCCGAAGCATGTGAATACCGTACCGCTTCGGGGGTACGCATTTATGTCCTGCCCGCTCCGGAGTACGGGGTGGTGCGCCTCAGTTTCGTCTTCCGTGCCGGCTCCTCGTGGCAGAAGGTGCCCTTCTGTGCTTCGGCTACGGTGAATAACCTTGCCGAAGGGAGCCGGGACATGACTGCGCAGCAGATAGCCGAACGGCTCGACTATTACGGCTCCTGGTTCGACGTCTCGATGGACCGCGACTGGAGCGTGGTGACGTTCGTGTGTCTGTCGAAATTTTTCGATAAGACCCTGGAGGTGGCCCGCCGCATCATGCTCGAGCCGGAATTTCCGCAGGAGGAGCTGCGCGTCTACTGCGACAAGAGCCGCCAGACGCTGGCCATCAACCGCACCAAGGTCGATTTCAATGCCCGGGAGCTTTTCGCAAAATCCCTTTACGGGGCGTCGCACCCTTACGGCATCTCTTCGCCGGCGGAGCGTTACGACGACCTTCGCCGGGAGGATGTGCGTGCCTTTTATGAGGAACGCTATACCGCGGCGGGGTGTTTCGCGGTGATGAGCGGCGATGTGGACGACATTCGCCTGCGGGCTGTGGAGGAGTTTCTGGTCGGGCTGCGTCCGGGAGAGGCGGGCGAGCGTGCCGACTTCCCGGCTCCCCGGAGCATCAGCCGTGCCGAAATGCCTTTCCCCGGGGCCGTGCAGTCGGCCGTCCGCGTGGGACGCGTGCTCTTTCCGCGCAGTCATCCCGATTTCATCGGTATGCAGGTGGTCGCCGCGGTGCTGGGCGGTTATTTCGGTTCCCGGCTCGTGCACAACCTGCGCGAAGAGCGCGGATATACCTACGGAGCCTATGCGGCGATGGTCAATTTCGACCGCAGCGGCTATTTCGCAGCGGCCACGGAGGTGGGGGCGCAGTTCACCGAAGATGCGCTCGCACAGATATTCGCCGAGATAGAGCGGCTCCGGTGCGAACCCGTCCCTGTGGAGGAGCTCGCACTGGTGAAAAATATCATGGTCGGCGAGGTAATGCGTATTCTTGACGGGCCTTTCGGCATCGCCGACGTAACCATCGAGAATATTCAGAACGGTTTCGGAAACGGTTATCTCGGTGAATTCGTCCGGCAGGTGCGGGAGACGACATCTGAACAGGTATGGGAACTTGCCCTGCGGTACCTTGCGCCCGATACCCTGACGGCCGTAGTTGTAGGCCCCGGACGCTGA
- a CDS encoding dihydrofolate reductase yields MISIIVAVARNGVIGGGNTLLWHISEDLKRFKALTTGHPVVMGRKTFESLGRPLPNRTNVVVTRQHIEIPGCTVAGSLEEALALFPAQEEVFVTGGGQIYAQALPLADRIYLTTVMRDYEGDTRFPDWNRSGWTEVFREYHERGKDFPYPFEYTDWVREE; encoded by the coding sequence ATGATTTCGATAATCGTGGCCGTTGCCCGGAACGGCGTGATAGGCGGCGGCAACACGCTGTTGTGGCATATCTCCGAGGACCTGAAACGCTTCAAGGCGCTGACGACGGGGCATCCCGTCGTCATGGGCCGCAAGACTTTCGAGTCGTTGGGGCGCCCGCTGCCCAACCGAACGAATGTGGTCGTGACGCGGCAGCACATCGAGATACCCGGTTGTACGGTGGCCGGTTCGCTGGAAGAGGCGCTGGCCCTTTTCCCGGCGCAGGAGGAGGTGTTCGTTACCGGCGGCGGGCAAATCTATGCCCAGGCGCTTCCGCTGGCCGACCGCATCTATCTGACGACCGTGATGCGGGACTACGAGGGCGACACCCGTTTTCCCGATTGGAACCGCAGCGGCTGGACCGAGGTTTTCCGCGAATACCACGAGCGAGGCAAGGATTTTCCCTATCCTTTCGAATATACCGACTGGGTGCGGGAGGAGTGA
- a CDS encoding M16 family metallopeptidase, translated as MIHYSEYTLRNGLRVVANRDRLSALAAVNMLYGVGARNEAPERTGFAHLFEHLMFRGTKLVPDFDMPVQVACGENNAFTNNDYTDYYMTLPKDNIETALWLESDRMTGLDITPEKLAAEKSVVVEEYKQRYLNQPYGEQWLLLRALAYKVHPYRWPTIGLTPDHIREATLADVTAFYRRYYVPSNAILAVSGDIEPERVFELADKWFGHLESVPAPADAFLQEPVQREARREEACRDVPATQVTVALHMGGRRSPEYYCCDVMTDLLAGGTSARLYNELVKRRRLFSAVNSYITGDIDPGLFILTGQLMPGVELREGEEALWNELERLCSEPVGDDELQKVRNKFEANMLYGEMNVMNKALNLAYYALLGELPLVNSELEIYRGVEAGQIMETARRLFRRDRSSTLVIYGKHGE; from the coding sequence ATGATACACTATTCGGAATATACGCTTCGGAACGGACTGCGGGTGGTTGCCAACCGCGACCGGCTCTCGGCGCTTGCGGCGGTCAATATGCTCTATGGGGTGGGGGCCCGCAACGAGGCGCCGGAGCGGACGGGATTCGCCCATCTTTTCGAACATCTGATGTTCAGGGGAACGAAACTCGTGCCCGATTTCGACATGCCGGTGCAGGTGGCCTGCGGCGAGAACAACGCCTTTACCAACAACGATTACACCGATTACTACATGACGCTGCCCAAGGACAACATCGAGACGGCCCTCTGGCTGGAATCGGACCGGATGACGGGGCTCGACATCACGCCGGAGAAGCTCGCGGCGGAGAAGTCGGTGGTGGTCGAGGAGTACAAGCAGCGTTACCTTAACCAGCCTTACGGGGAGCAGTGGCTGCTGCTGCGGGCGCTGGCTTATAAGGTGCATCCCTACCGGTGGCCGACCATCGGACTGACGCCCGACCACATCCGCGAAGCGACGCTCGCCGACGTCACGGCCTTCTACAGGCGTTACTACGTCCCCTCGAATGCCATTCTCGCCGTGTCGGGAGATATCGAGCCGGAACGGGTGTTCGAGCTCGCCGACAAATGGTTCGGCCATCTGGAGAGCGTTCCCGCTCCCGCGGATGCCTTTCTGCAGGAACCTGTGCAGCGGGAGGCCCGCCGGGAGGAGGCCTGCCGTGACGTACCGGCCACGCAGGTGACCGTGGCGCTTCATATGGGAGGCCGCCGCAGTCCGGAATACTATTGCTGCGACGTGATGACCGACCTGCTTGCGGGCGGTACCTCGGCGCGGCTCTACAATGAACTGGTCAAACGCCGCCGGCTCTTTTCCGCCGTGAACTCCTACATCACCGGCGACATCGACCCGGGGCTCTTCATCCTGACAGGTCAGCTCATGCCGGGGGTGGAACTCCGGGAGGGCGAGGAGGCGCTGTGGAACGAGCTGGAGCGGCTGTGCAGTGAACCGGTGGGGGACGACGAACTGCAGAAGGTGCGCAACAAGTTCGAGGCGAACATGCTTTACGGCGAGATGAACGTGATGAACAAGGCGCTCAATCTCGCCTACTACGCCCTGCTGGGCGAGCTGCCCCTCGTGAACTCCGAGCTGGAAATCTACCGCGGCGTGGAAGCCGGGCAAATCATGGAGACGGCCCGGCGGCTCTTCCGTCGGGACAGAAGTTCGACACTCGTAATCTACGGCAAACATGGAGAATAA
- a CDS encoding YqaA family protein: MEFLLEYGYIGLFIGAFLAATILPMSSDVLLVGLLAVGADPYISVAVATAGNWLGGLTSYWLGRAGKWEWIEKYFKVKRETIEKHQHKVARYGSLLAFFTWLPLIGDVMAIALGFYRVDWKKTTLFMLVGKGARFATWALLFYWVKPLFG; the protein is encoded by the coding sequence ATGGAATTCCTGCTCGAATACGGATACATAGGGCTCTTCATCGGGGCCTTTCTCGCCGCCACGATTCTTCCGATGAGTTCGGACGTTCTGCTGGTAGGGCTCCTCGCCGTAGGTGCCGACCCCTATATTTCGGTGGCGGTGGCGACGGCGGGCAACTGGCTCGGCGGTCTCACCTCCTACTGGCTCGGCCGGGCCGGCAAATGGGAGTGGATAGAGAAATACTTCAAGGTCAAACGGGAAACCATCGAAAAGCACCAGCACAAGGTGGCCCGCTACGGCAGCCTCCTCGCCTTTTTCACCTGGCTCCCGCTGATAGGCGACGTGATGGCCATCGCACTCGGTTTCTACCGCGTGGACTGGAAAAAGACCACCCTCTTCATGCTCGTCGGCAAGGGGGCGCGCTTCGCTACCTGGGCACTGCTGTTCTACTGGGTGAAACCGCTGTTCGGATGA
- a CDS encoding thymidylate synthase: protein MRQYLELLDKIMKEGAVKGDRTGTGTKSIFGYQMRFDLAEGFPLLTTKKLHLRSIIHELLWFLAGDTNIKYLHENKVTIWDEWASPEGDLGPIYGYQWRSWPAPDGRHIDQIAAVVESIRTNPDSRRHIVSAWNVADIDRMALPPCHALFQFYVAEGRLSCQLYQRSADVFLGVPFNIASYALLTMMMAQVTGLRPGDFIHTLGDAHIYLNHTEQAAEQLRRTPRPLPVMKLNPAVDSIFGFRYEDFTLEGYDPYPSIKAPIAV from the coding sequence ATGCGCCAGTATCTCGAACTGCTCGATAAAATCATGAAGGAGGGAGCCGTGAAGGGCGACCGGACGGGGACGGGGACGAAGAGTATCTTCGGCTACCAGATGCGTTTCGACCTGGCCGAGGGTTTCCCACTGCTCACTACCAAGAAGCTCCATCTGCGCTCCATCATTCACGAACTGCTGTGGTTCCTCGCGGGGGATACCAATATCAAATACCTGCATGAAAACAAGGTGACCATCTGGGACGAATGGGCTTCGCCCGAAGGCGACCTGGGTCCCATCTACGGCTATCAATGGCGGAGCTGGCCCGCGCCCGACGGACGGCACATCGACCAGATAGCGGCCGTGGTTGAGTCCATCCGTACCAATCCCGATTCGCGGCGCCACATCGTGAGTGCCTGGAACGTGGCGGATATCGACCGCATGGCGCTTCCGCCCTGCCACGCCCTGTTTCAGTTCTATGTCGCGGAGGGGCGTCTTTCGTGCCAGCTTTATCAGCGCAGCGCGGATGTCTTTCTCGGCGTACCTTTCAACATCGCCTCGTATGCGCTCCTGACCATGATGATGGCGCAGGTGACCGGGCTGCGTCCGGGCGATTTCATCCATACGCTGGGCGATGCGCACATCTACCTGAACCATACCGAACAGGCTGCCGAACAACTGCGGCGCACACCCCGGCCGCTGCCCGTCATGAAGCTCAATCCGGCAGTCGATTCGATTTTCGGTTTCCGATATGAGGATTTCACACTCGAAGGATACGACCCGTATCCCTCGATAAAAGCACCGATAGCCGTATGA
- a CDS encoding aldehyde dehydrogenase family protein, with product MTTSIRERLDAMRAFYAEGHTREPAFRKEYLRRLQEAVKAHEQEIAEALYADLHKSAEESYISETAIVLAEIRDQLRHLERRARSRRVPTPLFLFPSASRIIREPQGVVLVMAPWNYPFQLALDPLVGALAAGNCVALKPSTTSARTCRLIGNILGEIFPPDYVSVFDGDHAQTAELLEYRFDHIFFTGGAAFGRTVMEKAAAHLTPVTLELGGKSPCVVDRTADLDTAARKIAWGKLLNAGQTCIAPDYLLVHRDVKEELLEKFRRYAMHFYGGDFRRSAAYPRIISDRAFTRLQSYIDTAERIVWGGEYDASERFIAPTLIDSPDPGSPLMQEEIFGPILPVMTFDDTESAADFINAREKPLALYYFGRKADGLRLIGRTASGGACINDTIIHIANPRLPFGGTGDSGMGRYHGRFSFDTFSNLRAVAVSRRRTDLPLRYPPYGRSFGLLKKLL from the coding sequence ATGACAACATCCATCAGGGAACGGCTCGACGCGATGCGGGCCTTCTACGCCGAAGGGCACACGCGGGAACCCGCATTCCGCAAAGAGTACCTGCGCAGACTGCAGGAGGCCGTAAAGGCACACGAGCAAGAGATAGCGGAAGCCCTGTACGCCGACCTGCACAAATCGGCGGAAGAGTCGTATATCAGCGAGACGGCCATTGTGCTGGCCGAAATACGCGACCAACTGCGGCATCTGGAGCGCCGGGCCCGCAGCCGGCGGGTGCCTACCCCGCTCTTCCTCTTCCCCTCCGCGAGCCGCATCATTCGGGAACCGCAGGGGGTGGTGCTTGTCATGGCGCCGTGGAACTATCCCTTCCAGCTCGCCCTCGACCCGCTGGTGGGGGCGCTCGCCGCAGGGAACTGCGTGGCGCTGAAACCCTCCACAACCTCGGCCCGTACCTGCCGCCTCATCGGGAACATCCTCGGCGAGATATTTCCCCCGGACTACGTGTCGGTTTTCGACGGCGACCATGCCCAGACAGCCGAATTGTTGGAGTATCGTTTCGACCACATCTTCTTCACGGGCGGAGCGGCCTTCGGACGCACGGTGATGGAGAAGGCGGCGGCACACCTGACACCCGTAACGCTCGAACTGGGCGGCAAAAGCCCCTGCGTCGTGGACCGCACGGCCGACCTCGATACGGCCGCCCGCAAAATCGCGTGGGGCAAGCTCCTGAACGCCGGCCAGACCTGCATCGCCCCCGACTACCTCCTCGTACACCGCGACGTGAAGGAGGAGCTGCTCGAAAAGTTCAGGAGATATGCCATGCACTTCTACGGAGGAGATTTCCGCCGCAGCGCCGCCTATCCGCGCATCATCAGCGACCGGGCCTTCACGCGCCTGCAAAGCTACATCGATACGGCCGAGCGCATCGTGTGGGGCGGCGAATACGACGCATCGGAACGCTTCATCGCCCCGACGCTCATCGACTCTCCCGACCCCGGTTCGCCGCTCATGCAGGAGGAGATATTCGGCCCCATCCTGCCGGTCATGACCTTCGACGACACGGAGTCGGCCGCAGACTTCATCAACGCCCGCGAAAAGCCGCTCGCGCTCTACTACTTCGGCCGCAAAGCCGACGGGCTGCGCCTCATCGGCCGCACCGCGTCGGGAGGCGCCTGCATCAACGATACGATAATACACATCGCCAATCCCCGTCTGCCCTTCGGCGGCACGGGAGACAGCGGGATGGGAAGGTACCACGGACGCTTTTCGTTCGACACCTTCTCCAACCTGCGGGCCGTGGCCGTCTCCCGACGCCGCACCGACCTGCCGCTCCGCTATCCGCCCTACGGCCGGAGTTTCGGCCTGCTGAAAAAACTGTTATGA
- a CDS encoding BACON domain-containing protein: MKKLLVLAAAAAIAAGCNVEEQQLQYVRVNTALCTFHAQDNAPLTIEVEASGEWDVVPQATWLKVGEKTRTSFVLTVENNESYTDPRESSIELTSGEAVQEIKVIQLQRDNDAPVYQMYAAYDMGAAMSPNGRYCVGTRHVLQPDNTYFMYPTFHNLDTGEITEIGPLLYGSPLSLEKPIAVTDQGTAFIYGPDNHTVAITADGDYFIPETPAGYSSPNISAVSEDGRTWVGYCWGESMKCSPVIWRDGVPELLEMPELDYRGVKVPNQVMARGMSLDGSVIYGTQWEFTDTGMIYWKDGKLQNVGKDIFKLTPVNASDGAGGTYETNLIEAGMYCFAENQNISPNGKWIAGKYREESMDENGLITKGTIYPAFYNTETETTTVMRDYPDCTAVGATDDGIGLIAEGTSMQTSGFLVEIETGIHLGNCLDYIQERWGITVTTGYISYIPAPGDRMLGTMMTTSATGVSFTQFSVSPRPVK; this comes from the coding sequence ATGAAAAAGCTACTTGTATTGGCCGCAGCAGCGGCAATTGCAGCAGGCTGCAACGTTGAGGAGCAACAGCTCCAGTATGTACGGGTGAACACCGCCCTGTGCACCTTCCATGCACAGGACAACGCTCCCCTCACCATCGAGGTCGAAGCCTCGGGAGAATGGGACGTCGTTCCGCAGGCGACCTGGCTCAAAGTCGGAGAAAAAACCCGGACTTCGTTCGTGCTGACTGTAGAAAACAACGAATCTTACACCGACCCGCGTGAAAGCAGCATCGAACTGACCTCCGGTGAAGCCGTACAGGAAATAAAGGTTATCCAACTGCAGCGCGACAACGACGCGCCGGTTTACCAAATGTACGCCGCCTACGACATGGGAGCCGCCATGTCGCCCAACGGCCGCTACTGCGTGGGCACACGCCACGTTCTGCAGCCCGACAATACGTACTTCATGTATCCGACCTTTCATAATCTGGATACGGGCGAGATTACCGAAATCGGGCCGCTCCTCTACGGCTCCCCCCTCAGCCTCGAAAAACCGATTGCCGTCACCGACCAGGGCACCGCATTCATCTACGGCCCCGACAACCATACGGTGGCCATCACGGCGGATGGCGACTACTTCATCCCCGAAACACCCGCAGGCTACAGTTCTCCGAACATATCGGCCGTATCGGAAGACGGCCGGACCTGGGTAGGCTACTGCTGGGGCGAATCGATGAAATGCAGCCCCGTCATCTGGCGCGACGGCGTACCCGAACTGCTCGAGATGCCCGAGCTGGATTACCGGGGCGTCAAAGTACCCAATCAGGTGATGGCCCGCGGCATGTCGCTCGACGGGTCGGTGATTTACGGTACCCAGTGGGAATTTACCGATACCGGCATGATTTACTGGAAAGACGGAAAGCTCCAGAACGTGGGCAAGGACATTTTCAAACTCACTCCCGTGAACGCCTCGGACGGTGCCGGCGGAACATACGAAACCAACCTGATAGAAGCCGGCATGTACTGTTTTGCCGAAAACCAGAACATCAGCCCGAACGGCAAATGGATAGCCGGCAAATACCGGGAAGAAAGCATGGACGAAAACGGACTGATAACAAAAGGAACGATTTATCCGGCCTTTTACAATACCGAAACCGAAACGACCACGGTGATGCGTGACTATCCCGACTGCACTGCAGTCGGAGCCACTGACGACGGCATCGGTCTCATAGCCGAAGGCACCTCCATGCAGACAAGCGGTTTCCTTGTGGAAATCGAGACGGGCATCCACCTGGGCAACTGCCTCGACTACATTCAGGAGCGATGGGGTATCACGGTCACTACCGGCTATATCTCCTATATCCCGGCCCCGGGCGACCGCATGCTGGGTACAATGATGACAACATCGGCAACGGGAGTCTCGTTCACCCAGTTCAGCGTATCTCCCCGTCCCGTAAAATAA